AACTAGTATCTTGGTTGATACATTTCTCTTCTTCTTTGCCATCCCTTTTATTCCTTGAACTGCCTGCCCAGGAAGTAGAAGCCTCATAATAAGAATCTGAATTTCCGAAACCTGCATTAACGTTGACATCAAGAATTCCTGATTTAGTATCTCCTAGACCGCTACTGCTATCTTGGGTTGAGTCCCCTTGTGTATCCAACATACTGTTAATATCAGGCTCACTATCATCTACCCATGTATGAACATCCTCTGTAACCATGGAGCTCGTGGGCGACAAGTCATATTCGGAATCAGCAACCGTCTCACAACATTTATGCTTTGGTGCAGGGAGTCCCAAGTCTTCAGCAACTCCAGGGAGTAGTTTCCTCTTTTTCAAGTTGACAGCATCGAGATTCATGTTCTTATTTCCAAAAGCCCTGAAATAAACACCCAAGAGTAGATGACAAAttaaggccttgtttggataggaaaaatggagggaaagggaggggagggggaaggagggaagggaaaggaagagaaggggaggggagggagaatggaggaggtgATTTTCGCTCCAAATCTTGCCTACGTTGATGGGAAAATAATTTGCCTTGTAGGAGGGATCCATttcccctccaaatccctctaccatcattttgctaaccaaacaatggatttgtcatccttccaattccctcccctccctttccctccaaatccctcaatccaaacacacccaaGCAAACGCTCAAAAATCATACGACACAATTACACAAAATTAGTATCAATATTTTGCATGTAAAACTCTGAGAAATCTATTTGTTTAGTAGAATCGTAAGTAAAACAAAGGCCACATATATATTCGTGGTATTAAATGTTGGTTGCAGCCCTGACCGCGGAATCAGTTGTCATGCCCTGATCAGCTGATCATGGTCATTTTGCACAGTCATCTTGATGATTGTGCCATATATGCAGCCGAAGCTACCTCAACATATAATCATAGTATTCTTAgtccgtctcattatagacggccactatccgtctataactctctcacaaaattaaagtgggagggcaagtgggggtatccatttcccacccacttgcaCTAATAGAAATAactataatagttgggcctcaaccatcaccttaaggttttggttgagatgattcatctatcatggtatcagagccagtgagaccgaaggtcacgggttcaaatcctggcaacctcaaaacccctcaaaaactcgaagtggaaacacagcacacggtacgggggagccggtgcacaaccaaccactcttcaagcccaacgggcatttgagtgagggagcgtaatagaaATAACTATAATAGTTGgtcctcaaccatcaccttaaggttttggttgagatggttcatctatcacactacccactttcatttgtaaaagggacactatccgtctatactctatagctatagacggatagtgtccgtctataaggAGAATTTGTGAAAAAATGATTGGGAAGAAGTGAGTAAGCATCATTACATCAATCAGTTGGGATATCAAAAGACATCAAAGCCTGAAATTTTCAGCTGTAAAAGTTCCTAAATACAGGATCATCAGTTGATTAAGCATTTTAATCAAAACATTATACCAAAATGTTGAAAGAACACTACTTTCTACAGCAAAAGATTTCCACTTTAAGCACTTAAATTTCCATTAAATTGCCTACAATAATCTAACCCACAATTGTTTCTAATCATAAAATGAAAGCTCACAGTTGTATTAAACTTAGCAGCACCTCATCAACCAAGCAGAAATCACATAAAATCAGTAGTTATTGTGTAAGACCGACTGTAGTAAATGAACGTTTAACCAATAAAAAGACTGACACTATACTGTAAGACGATCTTATTCTATAGTATTGTGTAAGACCAACTGTAATAAATGAGCATTTAACCAATAAAAGACGGTCTTATTCTATAGTAATTTCTGCATAAACAGGTAAACAACAGTCATCTTcaaattgaaaaaaattcaaaaaaagcaaaaaaaaaaaaaaaaaaaaacaggaattAAACAAGAACCCAGATCATCAAACCTGCTAAATATTAATGGGGAATCGTTAGAATTTTGATTAAATTGAATTAAATCAGCCATGTACAAAGTAAGTTGAGCTGTGTTTCTTCGATGTTAAGGAAATTTGATAGAAATGTAAAGTAATTTGTGTTGAAAGGCAGGTTTATTGGAAAATGGAAATGATTAAAGAAATGGGAAGCAAGTTGATGAAGCATGTGAAATTATGATCTTCATTGGACAGTTTTGAGCTGTGGGGTGGGTTCAGAATGGTTATCCATTGTCCCCATCATGTTTCATAAAATATTCCCTATTTTTTAGATATTTTAGATTGTAGAATTTGaataatactccctctattttttcgattttgatttgAATATGCTTTAGGGTCAGAGTTAGAGCTGTCTTCGAACCGGGCTCATCTGGTTAGCCCTGAACCGGCTTTGCCGGGTTAGGAGTATGTTTGACCCGGGACAGGCTCGTGGTGGGTGGAGGGCGGAGCGGACTGACGGGCCTGTGTTTTTGACGAGAAAGAGTAACATATATAAGCTGAAAAATATTATCAAAGTTTTGTCTTGAAGATCATGTAAAAGCAGATTGGAAGAAGGTTCGAAAAATGGAGGAACTAAATAAATGTTCTAATATGAATAGAATATATTCACTAAATGATTCAATAAAACTAGATAAATTCTACGGGGTCTTCTTCTGTTTATGTCAAATTTTTGTTCTAACGACGTAAAGAGTGGATGCAAATTACAAAATCTGTGATTATCGAATGACGGTTGAATACATCTAAGTAGTAAGCTCACTCCAAGATGGCAAGATGATTGCTCTCCTATTCCGACTTTCCAAAAAATCTCTGATAGCATAACCGAGTAGGCAACTTGTTGTTTGTCTCTTCAGGGATGAAGTGACAAAAGCTTTTGAGAATTGAAGAGAACGTTACGGCCTTACGGGCTCCCATTACGCCGTCAACGAACCAGCAAAACGACTATCCAATCCCACAATGCCGCCATCAgtcaaaatctcattgaagacgacgattatccatcacaagcttgtgacggatactatttcctctcacaaaatactcatctagaggtgagtgggaagaacatgaggggtgccccaccttgtcccctttccctttttgtgagaggttttcagtttgtgacgggattagcccgtcataagcaagacgctttgttatTAAATAAACTCAAACCCTACATAATTCAATTAAAATCCTAATACAACATTAATTAGATCAATCAAAATCAATTAACATGTTAAGATAATCTATTTCAATCAAGTTAGGTTATAAGATTGAAAAAATTTAGATTCGACCTACAGGTAGggttaaaatttgaaaagataTGGTCTATTATTTGTCATTAAGGCAAGGGCAAGCAAATGGAATATACTGTAAAAGAGTATTAAATCGAGTAAA
The Silene latifolia isolate original U9 population chromosome 11, ASM4854445v1, whole genome shotgun sequence genome window above contains:
- the LOC141611052 gene encoding uncharacterized protein LOC141611052; translation: MADLIQFNQNSNDSPLIFSRAFGNKNMNLDAVNLKKRKLLPGVAEDLGLPAPKHKCCETVADSEYDLSPTSSMVTEDVHTWVDDSEPDINSMLDTQGDSTQDSSSGLGDTKSGILDVNVNAGFGNSDSYYEASTSWAGSSRNKRDGKEEEKCINQDTSWLDADDLEVCISSEYCHDNSGQTTKGGLHEFLSSSGVDPSLFALASESWGGEQETHPGRPKPTIDQEFEQYFSSLML